In Desulforegulaceae bacterium, the genomic stretch AGCCAATATAAAAAATTATTAAAACCAAAACCCCAAACCCTATGCTCATCCTCAGTCCAACTTTTAAGTTGTTTAAAAATCCCATTTTTCCTCCTGCAAAAATTTATTGTACCCACACTGATTATATTTAAACAAAGAAACTATAGTTAATTGTGGAACTAAAACTGCTTTTTGCCCCCATTTTCAAATCAAAATAAAAACTAAATAAAAAAAATCTTAAGATTTATACATTTAAATTTCCATTGTCTAAATTGAACAGCCATACTAGAAATTAACAATTAAAATACTCTAAACAGAATTTACTAAAAAAACAACTAATCCGACATAAAAAACAAAAAACCTGTTTTTTGCCAATCATTTTTTAAATTATTTTTACAATTTTTCTTTTACTATCAGATTCATCAATTTTTATTTTTCCTTCAAAAAAAAGTTTTAAAGCCTGGGGATAAGCTTGCCACTCCAGCTCAATTCCTTTTCTTCTGACATCATCAATGGAATCATCGGGTAAAATTTCAAATGCTTTTTGTAAAATTATGGGTCCTGTGTCAGTTCCATAGTCAACAAAATGAACTGTACATCCTCCAATTTTACATCCATAATCAAAAGTATCACCATAGCCGTCAACTCCTGGAAAGGAAGGCAAAAGTGAAGGATGGATATTTATTATCCGGGGATTTTGAGAATCGGGAGAAAATCTGTCAATAAAATAAGGGGTCAGGGTTTTCATAAACCCTGCAAGAACAAGAAGATCTGGTTTGAATTTTAAAATTTCATCAAGAATCTTTCTTTCTGCAAAGGCCCTTGTTTTTATATATTTTTCCCTATCTTTAACTGGACAGAATACAAGTTTATCATTTATATTTTTGTAGTCAAAGTCACTGGGAAGTTTAAATTCTTTGGGGTTTTTATTATAATCAGAGATTATTTTTTTATAATCAACTGCAAATGAATATATATTATTTTGATTTGCATATTCTAAACCCTTTGCATCAGGATTGTCAGAACCTATACACACAACCTGGGCATCAACCTGACCTTTAAAACAGCTTTCACAAATTTTTTGTGAATTTGAGCCGGTACCAGAAATTAAAATAGCGAGCTTATTCATTATATTTAAATCCTTTATTGTATTTTTTTGGGTTAACTTATATTAATAAGCTAAAGTAATCACAACAAATAAAAAAGACTTTCACAATTATTTATGGAAATATTTACAGCAAGACAGCCTATATTCAATAAAAAGATGGAAATAGTTGCCTATGAAATTCTTTTCAGGAGCAGCTTTAAAAATGCCATGCCTGAAATGAATGGAGATCTTGCTTCTTCCCACGTAT encodes the following:
- the purN gene encoding phosphoribosylglycinamide formyltransferase, with product MNKLAILISGTGSNSQKICESCFKGQVDAQVVCIGSDNPDAKGLEYANQNNIYSFAVDYKKIISDYNKNPKEFKLPSDFDYKNINDKLVFCPVKDREKYIKTRAFAERKILDEILKFKPDLLVLAGFMKTLTPYFIDRFSPDSQNPRIINIHPSLLPSFPGVDGYGDTFDYGCKIGGCTVHFVDYGTDTGPIILQKAFEILPDDSIDDVRRKGIELEWQAYPQALKLFFEGKIKIDESDSKRKIVKII